From Erigeron canadensis isolate Cc75 chromosome 8, C_canadensis_v1, whole genome shotgun sequence, one genomic window encodes:
- the LOC122609788 gene encoding uncharacterized protein LOC122609788, with the protein MYRDEYLRKPNEEDIRWLTAKHAEVHGFPGMLGSIDCMHWGWRNCHVAWQGQYTHGKKGHPTIMLEAVALYDLWIWHAYFGRADRTPRLEYIVNGQQFRNGYYLTDDIYPEWVTLVKSFKCLMQPQTTKFKRYQEAAKRTWREHSGCFKVVGRLFNKYAPI; encoded by the exons ATGTATCGTGACGAGTATTTGAGAAAGCCGAATGAAGAAGATATCCGATGGCTCACAGCTAAACATGCTGAGGTGCATGGTTTTCCGGGCATGCTTGGTAGCATTGATTGCATGCATTGGGGATGGAGAAACTGCCATGTGGCGTGGCAAGGGCAATACACTCACGGCAAAAAAGGCCACCCAACAATCATGCTCGAAGCAGTTGCTTTGTATGACTtatggatttggcatgcttactTTGGCCGTGCAG ACAGGACTCCAAGATTAGAGTATATTGTTAACGGCCAACAATTTAGAAATGGATACTACTTAACTGACGATATTTATCCCGAGTGGGTCACTCTTGTAAAGTCTTTCAAGTGCCTGATGCAACCACAAACCACAAAGTTCAAGAGATACCAAGAAGCTGCAAAAAGGACGTGGAGAGAGCATTCAGGGTGCTTCAAGGTCGTTGGGAGATTATTTAACAAATACGCGCCCATATAG
- the LOC122579101 gene encoding elongation of fatty acids protein 3-like: MFHIQQKFIYYLSEHPSIINFRWNHAQSWGSTWSFLFTSISSYIFLSIFLNLVLCKRKKPVPLGPIPAVHSLTMALISVTVFIGILFSAVAEIRDTRWFWGRNRTTVFQWLLCFPLGTRPSGRVFFWSYIFYLTRFLHTFRTFIVILRHRNLSFFRLFNNSILIIMSFLWLEYSQSFQILAIMLTTCIYSVVYGYRFWTAIGLRSACFPFVINCQMVLLGCNVLCHVGVLMLHLIKGGCNGMGAWGFNSVLNFVILSLFLNFYVKSYVKSKRKKTTNGGDGFNIKHVEIMELNCTKSKDI; encoded by the coding sequence ATGTTTCATATTCAACAAAAATTCATATATTACTTATCTGAACACCCATCAATCATTAATTTCCGATGGAACCATGCACAATCATGGGGTTCCACATGGTCTTTTCTATTCACTTCAATCTCATCTTACATATTTCTATCCATTTTTCTTAATCTTGTTCTTTGCAAACGAAAAAAACCCGTCCCGTTGGGCCCAATCCCAGCGGTCCATTCCTTAACCATGGCTCTGATCTCGGTCACTGTATTTATAGGAATACTGTTTTCAGCTGTGGCCGAGATCAGAGATACACGGTGGTTCTGGGGTAGAAACAGAACCACCGTATTCCAATGGCTACTTTGTTTTCCATTAGGCACGCGCCCTTCTGGGCGCGTATTTTTTTGGTCTTACATATTTTACCTAACACGGTTTCTTCACACATTTCGCACGTTTATAGTCATTCTCCGTCATAggaatttatctttttttcgtTTATTTAATAACTCGATACTTATAATAATGTCGTTTTTATGGCTTGAATATTCTCAATCGTTTCAAATACTAGCGATCATGTTAACAACATGTATCTATTCGGTGGTGTACGGATATCGATTTTGGACCGCGATCGGGCTAAGGAGCGCGTGTTTTCCGTTTGTTATAAATTGTCAAATGGTTTTACTAGGTTGTAATGTTTTATGTCATGTAGGTGTACTTATGTTACATTTGATAAAAGGTGGATGTAATGGGATGGGAGCTTGGGGGTTTAATTctgttttaaattttgttattttgtctttgtttttaaatttttatgtaaagaGTTATGTGAAGAGTAAGAGAAAGAAGACGACGAATGGTGGCGATGGATTCAATATCAAACATGTTGAAATCATGGAATTGAATTGTACCAAAAGTAAAGATATTTGA
- the LOC122580297 gene encoding E3 ubiquitin-protein ligase RNF185-like: MSSNIGESTTTPPESSSSRDIGSNDAGDFECNICFELAEDPIVTLCGHLFCWPCLYKWLHIHSHSQECPVCKALIEEQKLIPLYGRGKTQTDPRSKPIPGLEIPQRPAGQRPATAPAPDTNNFPNFGFRGFMPMGASARFGNFAMSAGFGGLFPSLLDMNVHGFQNPLQYGPRHAHGPRFPTGFHGGHPLHEIFHPRRGHQENNYAKLLFMIGIFMILFMIL; the protein is encoded by the coding sequence ATGTCGAGTAATATTGGTGAATCAACAACTACACCCCCTGAAAGTTCATCATCAAGGGATATTGGTAGCAACGATGCCGGGGATTTCGAATGCAATATATGTTTTGAGCTAGCCGAGGACCCTATTGTTACTCTTTGTGGTCATCTTTTCTGTTGGCCATGCCTTTACAAATGGCTGCATATTCATTCCCATTCCCAAGAATGTCCAGTTTGTAAGGCCCTTATAGAAGAACAGAAACTAATTCCTCTATATGGTAGGGGAAAGACACAAACTGACCCACGGTCGAAACCTATTCCCGGCCTTGAAATCCCGCAAAGGCCAGCGGGTCAAAGACCCGCAACAGCCCCTGCTCCTGACACTAACAACTTCCCAAATTTTGGGTTTAGAGGATTCATGCCCATGGGGGCATCTGCACGGTTTGGTAACTTTGCAATGTCTGCTGGTTTCGGTGGGTTGTTCCCGTCTTTACTTGATATGAATGTTCATGGATTCCAAAACCCATTGCAGTATGGTCCACGACATGCTCATGGACCAAGATTTCCAACTGGATTTCACGGGGGACATCCTCTTCATGAGATTTTTCATCCAAGGCGAGGACATCAAGAGAATAATTATGCGAAGCTTCTTTTCATGATTGGGATTTTTATGATTCTTTTTATGATCTTGTAA
- the LOC122580296 gene encoding protein DA1-related 1-like, translating into MGWLTKILKGLSSGDKYSRKHHRRYEDEEIWECPPTTVDTLSDFDSEEIDRAIALSLLEEDAKSTVSVVEDDDDTKSTNFDVEDEDNDDAHDHDHDDDNNDHHHDHDDDDDDHHHDHDDDDEEEEDRSFSSEEENYQAQAVSSPEDNETGSNSLSEEEEEEEEDDKGKKVIDHDANTEEDEQLAKALQESLHVDSPPRNNYGNVIPPLPSFYSGGYRICVGCNAEIGHGRFLNCMGGLWHPECFRCHACNSPISDYEFSMSENRPFHKACYKEHHHPKCDVCKSFIPANARGLIEYRAHPFWIQKYCPSHEHDRTPRCCSCERMEARDTKYLLLDDGRKLCLECLDSAIMDTHECQPLYLEIQDFYEGLNMKIEQQVPLLLVERQALNEAMEGEKNGQGHHHLPETRGLCLSEEQTISTITRRPKVGAGRLMDMFTEPYKLVRRCEVTAILILYSLPRLLTGSILAHEMMHAWLRLKGYSNLPPNVEEGICQVLAHMWLDSEIMAGSGNTNVASSSSSSTPAPESSKKGKRSDFEKQLGEFFKYQIESDTSAAYGDGFREGNKSVLKYGLRSTLDHIRLTGRFPL; encoded by the exons ATGGGTTGGCTAACCAAAATCCTAAAAGGGTTGAGCTCGGGTGATAAATATTCAAGAAAACATCATAGGAGatatgaagatgaagaaatcTGGGAGTGTCCTCCGACTACAGTG GACACTTTATCAGACTTTGATAGTGAAGAAATTGATAGAGCTATTGCACTTTCCCTTTTAGAAGAAGACGCAAAAAGCACCGTTTCTGTGGTAGAAGATGATGACGACACCAAAAGTACTAATTTTGATGTAGAAGATGAAGACAATGATGATGCACATGATCATGACCATGATGATGATAACAATGATCATCATCATGaccatgatgatgatgacgatgatcatcatcatgaccatgatgatgatgatgaggaagaggaaGACCGTTCATTTTCATCTGAAGAAGAAAATTATCAGGCACAAGCAGTTTCCTCTCCAGAAGATAATGAAACAGGATCAAACTCTCTAtccgaagaagaagaagaagaagaagaagatgataaaGGAAAAAAAGTAATTG ATCATGACGCTAATACAGAGGAAGATGAACAGCTAGCCAAAGCTCTTCAAGAAAGTTTACATGTAGACTCACCACCACGAAACAACTATGGAAATGTAATTCCGCCTCTGCCATCCTTTTATTCCGGTGGATACag GATATGTGTTGGCTGCAATGCAGAAATTGGGCATGGGAGATTTCTAAACTGCATGGGAGGACTTTGGCATCCAGAATGTTTCCGTTGTCATGCTTGCAATTCGCCAATATCTGACTATGAG TTCTCGATGTCTGAAAACCGCCCGTTCCACAAAGCATGCTATAAGGAACACCATCACCCAAAATGTGATGTTTGCAAGAGCTTT ATTCCAGCAAATGCACGTGGTTTGATCGAGTACAGGGCACATCCTTTTTGGATACAGAAATACTGTCCGTCACACGAGCATGACAGGACACCTCGTTGTTGCAGTTGTGAACGGATGGAGGCACGAGACACAAAATACTTGTTACTGGATGATGGTCGGAAACTATGCCTAGAATGCCTCGACTCTGCAATAATGGATACTCATGAATGCCAACCACTGTACCTTGAAATTCAAGACTTTTATGAAGgattaaatatgaaaattgaGCAACAAGTACCATTATTGTTGGTTGAGAGACAAGCTTTAAATGAGGCCATGGAAGGTGAAAAAAAT GGTCAAGGTCATCATCACTTGCCTGAAACTAGAGGACTTTGTCTATCAGAAGAACAAACAATTAGCACT ATTACAAGGAGACCGAAGGTTGGGGCAGGGAGGCTAATGGATATGTTTACTGAACCTTACAAGTTAGTTCGTCGATGTGAAGTGACAGCTATTCTGATATTGTATAGTCTCCCTCGGTTATTAACTGGTTCGATACTTGCTCATGAAATGATGCATGCATGGCTACGACTTAAAG GATACTCTAATCTTCCCCCTAATGTTGAAGAAGGGATATGTCAAGTTTTGGCTCACATGTGGTTAGATTCGGAGATCATGGCCGGTTCTGGAAATACAAATGTTGCTTCATCATCTTCCTCATCCACACCTGCTCCTGAGTCGTCAAAAAAGGGCAAAAGGTCAGATTTTGAGAAGCAACTTGGTGAGTTTTTCAAGTACCAGATCGAATCCGATACGTCTGCAGCATATGGAGATGGATTCAGAGAAGGTAACAAATCAGTCCTAAAATATGGCCTGAGGAGCACTCTTGACCATATTCGACTTACAGGAAGATTTCCTTTATAA